In Oryza sativa Japonica Group chromosome 8, ASM3414082v1, the sequence CTCCGGCTCCTCCTCAACTACTTGATCCACCACCTTTGCTCCCCTCACCATGGTGAATAAGAACAAATCCGGAGATTTTACAAAGAGAACGAATCTCCCCAACCCTCTTTGTTCCTACTCCAATTTCGCCTCTAACTAAGTTCCTTGACCTGGTTACGGAATTTCACAGGAGATACTTATTCTCTCAACCCTCATCAGTCAAGAACACTCGATCCACAGGCTTGGTCAAGAACCagactggctctgataccaaattgtCAGGACCCGAGCCTGAATTCACACCCAAGTCTGAACGTTTCTTCAGATTTGGCTAGTAGCTACCTATCTGGGTTCGGATTGGAAGGGAAAATAGGGAATTTAACAGTAAATTGCAAGGAATCGAAAGTGGTAGCCGCAAGACAAGTGAAAGATAGAGTTAGGGTTTATATTCTTGATACCCAAATACGTGGATTTGATCGGCTTATATGGAGTGCGCCACTGCTAGGATACAAAATAGCTGAGCTCGCTTCAGTCTCAAGCCATTCCCTTTTCGGCCACGATTACAGAAACAATAATTACTACTAGCGGCTCTTCAGCGTTGGATTCACATCAGTGAACCGGTATGGAGCAATCTCAGCCGTCCATCTATCGCATCCCCTGTTCCCCCATCCAATACTTCAGAGATTAGCAGGTTCAGAATTACAGAGTTctaagttcaaaaaaaaaaagaattacagAGTTCTCTGAAGTAGGAGAGATGGGGTTCAATATGAACCCACTGTATGAATAGTACTACAACGGGAGGATAGAATTTTAGGGAATTTTATTGCAAACTTGATGTAAGAAATGGAGGATGTTAGTGGAGTGCCATGTGAAACTCTTGCAAAATAACCTTAAGCGGGTATGTAATTTCCTTCAAATTTTGTGTTTGAAACGATGCCAAAATCTACTGATTATTTGTGCTAGCTAACTCAACCCCTTATGTCAGAATAGTTACTTCAGCTGCTACATTGCTTATATGAAtatcatataaatataaatggagaacgaattgtttttttttcctttttgttgttCTGGGTGGTCATCTTGTTTATGTTGCTATCGAATGTCATACATGCCTTTGTGTCAAAGTGCCAGTTTAGAAAACAGAGCTAGTTTGTTCTTTCCATGGTATATATCCTTTGTATTGTATTGTTAAATGCAGAACATAATGTATATCAATTTAATGAAAACCTAGGCGATAAACCTGCCGATTGTGAATAGGATTCAACAAACAATTTAAGGTGAATGAAACACAGCTGCATGGTCAAACTATTTTTCACCTGTTTCAGTGATATCCACTATAGCTCCCAAAAAATCTTGATACAAAATTTGTACTTGAATATTAAAATCAGTTAAAGCAGACAAAAATAACAGGCGAAAAATATTGGAATCGTCATACTTGAGAAGTTCTGGAGATGGGCACCAACATTTCAAGAAATTGGTGGTACCAGCTATTACATTGGTTTCCTGAATTCTGCTTCTGAATTTGTAAGATAAGGTCATAAGGGAATTTCACGATCAACTGAACGTTGGAACCAAAACATCACTTAGTTCGCATTAAGATTGAACATGGAAGTGCACATATGCGAAGCACTAGATCATTGGCATTTGAACTTTGAAACAGTATATAACCATACAAAGTAGTGCTGAACAATTAAAATTGTCCGAAAAGCATCATCACTCCAATAGGTATACAATGTCAGAAAGGAGATGGTGTCTTCTTGCATTATCATTGACAAGCTAATGTTGTATTCATGTTTGCGTTTTCAAAGTAATACCATAAACCTAAGTACCTAACTCACTCTTCTATTAGCTTGAGATTTTTCTAAGATGGAAATGATTAACCATTACAGCTGTATGTTGATGAGGGAGCACTAAGCTATCCCATAAGCAATAGAACACCTAGAAAAACAGAAATAGGTATGACACTTTCATGAAGAAAACATGTTATCCTATAAAAACCACATGAGTAATTTAGAGAACAACAGGGAACATGAACACATCTAAGTTTTGAAGTAAAAGTGTAACTGTAATGTGAGTGCAGGTACCATGCTACAACAACAATACTACCTCTTGAATTTCCTATGGGATATGATTATGATAATCTTGAAGCATCCGATGCATATCCAAACAAAAGAACAAAACTGCATATATGCTGGAAATATTGTAGTTCAGCCTTCAGACATTAGAGTCCTTTGGAGATGATACCAAGctttgcttctcctcatctaaCTCAGCTGTATCATTATCAGCCTTCCCTTGCTTAGCTACAGCCTCACGCTGCACTGAAGAATTCCCTTTTAATGTAACTGATTGCTGATAGAGTACCCCGCCAGCCAGAGTGAAGAGCAAGCAAACCAGACCAAATGAACTCGCATGCTTATCCCAGATCATAACATTGATTGCAACTGTGAGAAACTTGTTGACAACACCTGTTACTGTAAAAGCCGTGGCGGAGATTGCTTTCCTTGCTGCGAAACCAAAGAAGCTAATGAGCAGCCCAAACACACAGGACAAGGAAACTGCCACAAAGGCATCAAGTTCAAACCAACTCTGGCCCCTTGATTCAATGGCTCTGAAGACTGACAAGTGCTCTCCAGTCAAAAACCAAAATACAGGAGCAATTATCAGCGAGAGAAGATTGTTGTAGAGCACGAAACCCCATGTATTCAGGCCCAACTTTGTAACCATGTGCTTGATGTACACCATCTCAGTTGTTATAGTCACCAGATAAGCGACTGCCCATGAGTAGGCTGTGAGGCTGAACCCCGAATCTGTCATCACGTAACCAACAGCGCCTCCCAAAATAGTGACAAGGGACACAAATGTGAGCTTGGAAGGACATGGCTGCTTCCTGAAGGCAGTATCAGCGATGGCGACCAAAAGCGGGGTCAACGATCTGAACACTATGAAGGTATCCACATTGGCATGCTTCAGGAGATGGGTGTTGGTGAAGATGGCAAGGTAGAACACAAGTGCAGCCGGCGCAAACTTCTTTGCGGTCTGGAGGTTGAAGGGATCATGGTAGAGGAGTCCGAGCTTTCCGAGGGTCCAGACACCAGCCACTGATGTCAAGTACTGCAGGGCAGTGAGGAGGCCAGGGTAGCTGAACTTGGTGATGGCATACTTGTTGATGATCGCGAGCAAGCTCGAGCAGAGTGCATATCCTATCACGAGGCTGCTCGTCGCGTAGGCCTGCTTCGCCATGACTAGAAACAAGATTGTATTCACCTGACCAGATGGAATTGCCacgttagtaaaaaaaaagaaggacaTTAGCTTATACAAAGATGCAAtactcaatatatatatacatcaaaaggaaaaaaattataacccaaaaagaaaagaaagggatCATGCATGATATCCAGCACATTGCTAAACGCTAACGCTGATTTTCAAGAACAGCCGTCAGACGAAACAAAACGTGCTCCTGCACTGCAAGAACGGATACAAGCTGACGATTCGCGCAAAAAGGATTGAACGGTCTACATTGAACTATCCTTATGTGTTGCTACTTGCTTCAGCAAATTAAGCAGCGGGCGAAACAATCAACAGCCACATTAACCATCAGCGAGGAGCGAGCACCGAGACCGAAaatgacaaaagaaaaagaaacgaaGCATCTGGACAGCGCCCGAACGAGGGTTTTGGACAAAGAACCCCCCACATGTCGCCACCGACAGAGGCGGGCGGCCGAACCACGGAGCCCTAGCAGCTACAAACGCCTCACCAATCGGCCGAGATAGATCCCGCGGGAGAGATTATTCGGATCCCAATCGCATCccggggaaaaaaaagaagacgggGGAAATGCAGAGGAATCACCGCTCCGACGAAGGGGGGCTTACCAAGAAAGCTCGAAAGAGTATCCGGAGGGGGGAGAGCTCCGCCGCTGGCGGCCGACGAGGCTGGCGGCGAGTGGGGGTTTGTTGGAATTGGGCTAAGAAGAGGGCCGGGCCGCTGCTgatccaaatcggcccaactgggTCGCGAATCGAGCCAGGGAAGAAGCGTCAGCCGGGCCGGAGATGAATGCGTGCGCCGATCTAGCCGCCGAGGACGGATGCGACGAGGGTCTAGGGTTTCGGCGGTGGTACGGGGTAGAGGAAggcgcggcgacgggcgacgggcGAGGGAGCGCGATTGGGATTTGGGGGAGGAGCGATCCGCGGATCGGTGCGAGGCGGCCTCAAAGTCAACCGCCGCTAGCCCTTCGAGCTCCTCTTCTTTTGCTGTTGCCTTGCTTGCTAGCGCCATCAAGTGAGCTTAGCTTAGCTAATTACTCTATCGATCAGATACATTAGGAAAGGACAGACTAAACGAAATACGTAGAAAGTAATCCCGGGATGTGATGTATAGAAAATACATTTACTACTTTTTGAGTAAAGTGCACTGGTGGTTCTCTAATCTTAtagggttgtgtcatatagttccctaaactctcaaaatgcatattcaGGTCCTAGAACTtatcaaagtgtatcatctaggtcccgAATCGACACATCCCCTCTAGGATCCTATGTGGCGCTGATATAGCATGCCACGTGGACATGACGTgtcattttcttcttttatttttatttttcttttctgttttcttctcattcttctttcctttcttctgctcAGGTCATAGAGAAAGGAGAATAaaggggggaaaagaaaaaagaaaaaatttaaatgggtcctatttgtcagtcaaaataaTACCACGTCATGTTCGCGTGGCAAgccacatcaatgccacgtaggatcctgatggggttgtggcgatttgggacctaaatgacacactatgacaagttctgggacttggatatacattttaagagtttagggacctagatgacacacccctacaagtttaaggaccgcccgtaTACTTTACTCCTAATTTTTATATGGGGCAATTgcgtttttatcttttttttaagactaaCTACTAATTTGGCCATACTTTTTCGAGTTTTCTCATTTGACCCTCTTTTTTATAAACGAATATGAGAC encodes:
- the LOC4344918 gene encoding GDP-fucose transporter 1, translated to MAKQAYATSSLVIGYALCSSLLAIINKYAITKFSYPGLLTALQYLTSVAGVWTLGKLGLLYHDPFNLQTAKKFAPAALVFYLAIFTNTHLLKHANVDTFIVFRSLTPLLVAIADTAFRKQPCPSKLTFVSLVTILGGAVGYVMTDSGFSLTAYSWAVAYLVTITTEMVYIKHMVTKLGLNTWGFVLYNNLLSLIIAPVFWFLTGEHLSVFRAIESRGQSWFELDAFVAVSLSCVFGLLISFFGFAARKAISATAFTVTGVVNKFLTVAINVMIWDKHASSFGLVCLLFTLAGGVLYQQSVTLKGNSSVQREAVAKQGKADNDTAELDEEKQSLVSSPKDSNV